In Thermovirga sp., the sequence TCTCTTCATCGAACAGGGAACCGGTTACCTCACCTCCGAGAGGGAGAGGCCCGCGGACCTTCCGCTGGATGCCCTTGTCATGGATGCCGTGTTCTCTCCCGTCCGCCGGGCAAAGTACGAGGTCCAGGACGAGAGGGTCGGCCAGAGGACCGACTACGAGAGGCTCATCCTTGAAGTATGGACCGATGGGTCGATCATGCCTGAAAAGGCCGTAATTGACGCCGCGGCCATCCTGCAGAGGTCCTTTTCCCTCTTCGTCAAGGGGCTCGACAAGGATGAAATCGAAGGGGCGGAAGATGCCGATGAGGACGGCCATCAGAAAGGCGACAAGGATGTGGACGGGGTCTACGCCAGGTCCATAAAGGACCTTGAGCTATCTATAAGGAGCGAAAACTGCCTTCTTCGCGGGGGTGTCCAGACCATTGGGGACCTCATGAGCCGAAGCAGGGCGGAACTGCTGAAGATAAGAAATTTGGGCAAGATATCCCTCAGGGAGATTGAAGAAAAGTTGGAAGCCTTCGGGCTGCAAATCTCGGAGGATGACCGCCCGTCAGAGGACAAGTCGAAGGAGGATGAAACCCGATGAGGCATCGCGTTGACCGACGCAGGCTTGGGCGGTATGGAAGCCATCGCATGGCCATGCTTTCAAATCTCACGGCGGTCCTTTTCCTGGATGAACGCGTGGAGACCACCGTCACCAAGGCCAAAGAAGTGCGACGGGTCGCCGAGAGGATGATCACGAAGGCGAAGATCGGCGACCTTCACAACCGCAGGATCGTCGCTTCCAGGATGGGGAATGTCAAGGCCGTGCAGAAGCTGTTCAACGACATAGCCGGCCGCTACAACGAAAGGCAGGGGGGATACACCCGCATAACCAGGACCGGATACCGCAAGGGCGACGCGGCCCCCATGGCCGTCATCGAGCTTGTCTAGAGGTCATGACAGCCGACTGCCTGGTACGGTTTTCCCATGTATCCTACACCTACGAGGGTACTGACACTCCAGCCATCACGGATATAGACCTGGA encodes:
- the rplQ gene encoding 50S ribosomal protein L17 produces the protein MRHRVDRRRLGRYGSHRMAMLSNLTAVLFLDERVETTVTKAKEVRRVAERMITKAKIGDLHNRRIVASRMGNVKAVQKLFNDIAGRYNERQGGYTRITRTGYRKGDAAPMAVIELV
- a CDS encoding DNA-directed RNA polymerase subunit alpha; its protein translation is MKPEIRVEESTPLNGRIVVSPLEKGYGVTLGNALRRVLLSSIGGAAITAVRIEGILHEFSTIPGMREDVIELLLNIKNVALKSYSEGTKVLRLEATGPCEVTPAHIQPDSDIEFVDSDMYICTLEGGASLEMDLFIEQGTGYLTSERERPADLPLDALVMDAVFSPVRRAKYEVQDERVGQRTDYERLILEVWTDGSIMPEKAVIDAAAILQRSFSLFVKGLDKDEIEGAEDADEDGHQKGDKDVDGVYARSIKDLELSIRSENCLLRGGVQTIGDLMSRSRAELLKIRNLGKISLREIEEKLEAFGLQISEDDRPSEDKSKEDETR